Proteins from one Sabethes cyaneus chromosome 2, idSabCyanKW18_F2, whole genome shotgun sequence genomic window:
- the LOC128734257 gene encoding ATP-binding cassette sub-family F member 3 yields the protein MAACAEVLKREFPSIDGELLTYVKDVLQSGADEFENGEEVYEAIGAILHEVSQEKSEDDIKQICDIFLDLLKPATGGDSGGGRSAKILNAPIHLKAMAASQEVANDDIQSIWVVQRDDSLKVDSKKLEKAEAKRQQKLEKRELTKTTTPAAPVLQMATASQVISKKDNKMEAKGTNRSMDIRIENFDVSFGDKVLLQNADLLLASGRRYGFVGRNGLGKTTLLKMISGKQLQIPSHITILHVEQEVVGDDTLAIDSVLEVDTVRLDLLQKERELNAQINAGSSEPELSHELSEVYSQLLLIEADKAPARASIILNGLGFSKEMQARPTRTFSGGWRMRLALARALFSKPDLLLLDEPTNMLDIKAIIWLENYLQTWPTTLLVVSHDRNFLDTVPTDVLHLHSQRIDTYKGNYEQFDKTRTEKHKAQRREYEAQLAHRNHVQEFIDRFRYNANRAASVQSKIKMLEKLPELKPVEKEIEVTIKFPEVEPLNPPVLQLNEVQFKYSDDKVIFKLVNLSANLDSRICIVGENGAGKTTLLKIVMGILQPTGGLVHPHRGLRLGYFSQHHVDQLDMSVSCVELLQNAYPGKPIEEYRRQLGSFGVTGDLALQVVASLSGGQKSRVALAKMCMGRPNFLVLDEPTNHLDIETIEALGKAINKYNGGVILVSHDERLIRMICKELWVCGEGTVKTIEGGFDEYRKIVERELEAALA from the exons ATGGCAGCGTGTGCGGAAGTGCTGAAGCGGGAATTCCCATCAATCGATGGGGAACTGCTGACCTATGTGAAAG ATGTACTTCAAAGTGGTGCGGATGAGTTCGAGAACGGTGAAGAGGTTTACGAGGCGATCGGAGCTATTCTTCATGAGGTTTCCCAGGAAAAGAGCGAAGATGACATCAAACAGATCTGTGATATTTTCCTAGATTTGCTGAAACCGGCTACCGGCGGCGACTCCGGTGGCGGACGTTCGGCGAAAATTCTCAATGCTCCCATTCATCTGAAGGCGATGGCCGCCTCGCAGGAGGTAGCCAACGACGATATTCAAAGCATTTGGGTGGTCCAAAGAGACGACAGCTTGAAGGTGGATTCCAAAAAGCTAGAAAAAGCGGAAGCAAAACGGCAGCAGAAGTTGGAGAAGCGTGAACTTACGAAAACGACGACGCCGGCTGCGCCGGTGTTGCAAATGGCCACAGCGTCGCAAGTTATTAGCAAAAAGGACAACAAGATGGAGGCGAAGGGAACGAATCGGTCGATGGACATTCGGATCgagaattttgatgtttcattTGGGGATAAGGTTCTGCTGCAGAATGCTGATTTGCTGTTGGCATCCGGTCGTCGATACGGTTTCGTTGGTAGGAATGGATTGGGTAAAACGACGCTCCTGAAGATGATTTCCGGTAAACAGCTGCAAATCCCTAGCCATATCACCATTCTTCACGTTGAGCAGGAGGTTGTCGGTGACGATACGTTGGCTATCGATAGTGTTCTCGAGGTGGACACCGTTCGGTTAGATCTGCTACAAAAGGAACGGGAACTGAATGCACAAATTAATGCCGGTTCCAGTGAGCCGGAGCTAAGTCACGAACTTTCGGAAGTTTATTCACAGCTTTTGCTCATTGAAGCGGACAAAGCGCCTGCACGTGCCTCCATCATACTAAACGGTCTCGGTTTTAGTAAAGAGATGCAAGCTCGACCGACGCGGACGTTCTCCGGTGGTTGGCGAATGCGCTTGGCGCTGGCTCGTGCGCTCTTTTCGAAGCCCGATTTGCTTCTGCTTGATGAACCGACCAACATGTTGGACATCAAGGCCATCATCTGGCTGGAAAACTATCTGCAAACGTGGCCTACGACGCTGCTGGTCGTGTCCCACGACCGAAATTTCCTTGACACCGTTCCGACGGACGTTCTGCACCTGCACTCGCAACGGATCGATACGTACAAAGGAAACTACGAGCAGTTCGATAAAACGCGAACCGAAAAGCACAAAGCTCAGCGGCGAGAATACGAAGCGCAGCTTGCGCATCGGAATCACGTGCAGGAGTTCATCGATCGGTTCCGGTACAATGCTAACCGTGCGGCCAGTGTGCAGTCCAAGATTAAGATGCTGGAAAAATT ACCAGAACTTAAGCCGGTGGAAAAGGAAATTGAAGTTACGATTAAATTCCCGGAGGTGGAACCGTTGAATCCGCCGGTGCTTCAACTGAACGAAGTACAGTTTAAGTATTCTGACGATAAAGTGATATTCAAGCTGGTCAATTTGAGCGCTAATCTGGACTCGAGAATTTGCATT GTCGGTGAAAACGGTGCCGGTAAGACGACACTGCTCAAGATCGTGATGGGCATTCTGCAGCCAACGGGCGGCCTGGTGCATCCGCACCGTGGCCTTCGGTTAGGATACTTCTCGCAGCACCACGTCGATCAGCTGGATATGTCGGTCAGTTGCGTGGAGCTGCTGCAGAATGCCTACCCGGGCAAACCGATCGAAGAGTACCGCCGTCAGCTGGGTAGCTTCGGTGTGACGGGTGATTTGGCACTGCAGGTGGTGGCTTCCCTCTCGGGAGGACAGAAATCTCGTGTCGCCCTAGCGAAGATGTGCATGGGCCGACCCAACTTTTTGGTACTCGATGAACCGACCAATCATTTGGATATCGAAACGATCGAAGCACTGGGGAAGGCCATCAATAAGTATAAC GGTGGAGTGATTCTCGTATCCCACGACGAACGTCTGATTCGTATGATCTGCAAGGAACTGTGGGTCTGCGGCGAAGGTACGGTGAAGACCATAGAGGGTGGTTTCGATGAGTACCGCAAGATTGTTGAGCGCGAGCTGGAAGCTGCGCTTGCGTAA